One Nostoc punctiforme PCC 73102 DNA window includes the following coding sequences:
- a CDS encoding Uma2 family endonuclease produces MVTTAKFAETRDVLQNISWQTFKAMLADMGSERNKRLAYDNGIVEIMTPLMPHENSNRLIEGFVLVLCEEFGLEVKSAGSLTMMRDDLEQGGEPDSSYYIQNEFLVRNKENIDLNTDPPPDIVLEVEYSRPKIDKLSLYASMGVPEFWRYNGNVLRIYTLNSGQYSQSDRSPTFAPVLVTEIPQFIQESKKVGQIAATRAFRTWVRQQISTARQ; encoded by the coding sequence ATGGTAACAACAGCAAAATTCGCAGAAACTAGGGATGTGCTGCAAAACATCAGCTGGCAGACATTCAAAGCTATGCTGGCAGATATGGGATCTGAGCGAAATAAAAGGCTAGCTTATGACAACGGAATAGTAGAAATTATGACTCCGCTAATGCCGCACGAGAATTCAAACCGTCTCATCGAAGGTTTTGTTCTTGTGTTGTGTGAAGAATTTGGTTTAGAAGTTAAAAGCGCTGGCTCATTGACTATGATGCGGGATGACTTGGAGCAAGGAGGCGAGCCGGACAGTAGTTACTATATCCAAAATGAATTCTTAGTCCGCAACAAAGAAAATATTGACCTGAATACAGACCCACCACCAGATATAGTACTGGAAGTGGAATATTCCAGACCCAAGATAGACAAGTTAAGCCTTTATGCTTCAATGGGAGTCCCAGAATTCTGGCGGTATAACGGAAATGTCTTGAGGATCTACACCCTTAACAGTGGACAATACTCGCAAAGCGATCGCAGTCCAACTTTTGCGCCTGTTTTGGTGACGGAGATTCCCCAATTTATCCAAGAAAGCAAGAAAGTTGGACAAATAGCAGCAACTCGTGCTTTCCGTACCTGGGTTAGACAACAGATATCTACAGCAAGGCAATAA